The following coding sequences lie in one Capnocytophaga stomatis genomic window:
- a CDS encoding GH3 auxin-responsive promoter family protein — MSLKSFLAKIFAASVRKKIDRWANHPIQTQEKVFQELIQNAKNTQFGKDHHFQEITSHSDFVKNVPVRDYEALKPYIERVVAGEENILWQGKPIYFAKTSGTTSGAKYIPITKASMPYHIEAARDAILCYIHETQKADFVNGKMIFLQGSPILEEKNGIKLGRLSGISAHYVPKYLQKNRMPSWETNCIDDWETKVDAIVEETRNEDMMVISGIPSWVQMYFEKLREKSGKSVGDLFKNFHLFIYGGVNYEPYRQKFEHLIGRKVDSIELFPASEGFFAYQDSQTEKGMLLLLNSGIFYEFIKADDFFSENPKRLTIKDVEIGVNYAMIISTNAGLWAYNIGDTVQFTSTKPYRVVVSGRIKHFISAFGEHVIAKEVEEAIRKATAGTDVRITEFTVAPQVNPAPNQLPYHEWFIEFENEPSDLKSFALKVDALMQEQNSYYFDLIQGKVLQPLKITKVAKDGFSDYMKSLGKLGGQNKVQRLANDRKIVEKLKLE; from the coding sequence ATGTCACTAAAATCGTTTTTAGCCAAAATATTCGCCGCTTCGGTAAGAAAAAAAATCGACCGATGGGCAAATCATCCTATTCAAACGCAAGAAAAAGTATTTCAGGAACTTATCCAAAATGCAAAAAATACTCAATTCGGGAAAGACCATCATTTTCAGGAGATTACCTCGCATTCCGATTTTGTTAAAAACGTTCCCGTTCGTGATTATGAAGCGTTAAAGCCTTACATTGAACGAGTTGTGGCAGGGGAAGAAAACATACTTTGGCAAGGCAAACCGATTTATTTTGCCAAAACTTCGGGAACTACCAGCGGTGCCAAATACATTCCAATCACCAAAGCATCAATGCCTTATCATATCGAAGCCGCTCGCGATGCCATTTTGTGCTACATTCACGAAACTCAAAAAGCCGATTTTGTCAACGGAAAAATGATTTTCTTGCAAGGAAGCCCTATTTTGGAAGAGAAAAACGGCATCAAATTAGGGCGTTTGTCAGGCATTTCGGCACATTATGTTCCCAAATATCTGCAAAAAAACCGAATGCCATCGTGGGAAACCAATTGCATCGACGATTGGGAAACCAAAGTAGATGCTATCGTTGAGGAAACTCGAAATGAAGATATGATGGTTATCAGCGGTATTCCGTCGTGGGTGCAAATGTATTTTGAGAAACTTCGTGAGAAATCGGGCAAGAGCGTGGGCGATTTGTTTAAAAACTTCCATTTATTCATCTACGGAGGCGTAAATTACGAACCCTACCGACAAAAATTCGAGCATCTTATTGGCAGAAAGGTAGATAGTATCGAACTTTTTCCGGCTTCGGAAGGATTTTTCGCTTATCAGGATAGTCAAACCGAAAAGGGAATGCTTCTGCTGCTGAATTCCGGCATTTTTTATGAATTTATCAAGGCAGATGATTTCTTTTCGGAAAATCCGAAAAGGCTCACTATCAAAGATGTAGAAATAGGGGTCAATTACGCAATGATTATTTCCACCAACGCAGGATTATGGGCGTATAACATTGGCGATACGGTGCAATTTACTTCAACCAAGCCGTATCGAGTGGTGGTTTCGGGGCGTATAAAACATTTTATTTCTGCTTTTGGCGAACACGTCATTGCCAAGGAAGTGGAGGAAGCAATCCGCAAAGCCACAGCAGGAACAGACGTTCGCATCACCGAATTTACTGTTGCTCCGCAGGTAAATCCCGCTCCAAACCAATTGCCTTACCACGAATGGTTTATTGAATTTGAAAACGAACCTTCTGATTTAAAATCATTTGCACTTAAAGTAGATGCTTTGATGCAGGAGCAGAATTCGTATTACTTTGATTTGATTCAAGGTAAGGTGCTTCAACCATTGAAAATCACTAAAGTAGCAAAAGATGGTTTTTCCGACTATATGAAATCGTTAGGAAA
- a CDS encoding M23 family metallopeptidase — protein sequence MSSAKETKKQYIKRKLLSKYRLVFMDEETFEEKASMRLSRLNIFVVGSLFSLLVIILTTLLIIYTPLKQYILGFSEVKNKQETINLVFKLDSLENEMKKNEVYLTSIKKVLTGDIHHEQIKKDSLYEAYKFDPKSIDLSPNKQDSLLRQEVAEEDRYNVFEKALYQNKEILLFPPVSGVISNEYRPQTRHYGIDIVAPEGTAVKSVADGTVIFAEWTIATGNVIIIEHKENLVSVYKHNASMVKKQGDQVRAGEVIATVGNTGELSTGAHLHFELWSNGYPMNPKSYIEFK from the coding sequence ATGAGTTCAGCGAAGGAAACCAAAAAACAGTATATCAAGCGTAAATTACTGAGCAAGTATCGTTTAGTGTTTATGGATGAGGAAACCTTTGAGGAAAAGGCTTCTATGCGTTTGAGTCGGCTTAATATCTTCGTAGTGGGCTCACTTTTTTCATTGTTGGTGATTATTCTCACTACTTTGCTGATTATTTATACTCCTCTGAAACAGTACATTTTAGGATTTTCAGAAGTAAAAAACAAGCAAGAAACCATTAATTTGGTCTTCAAATTGGATTCACTTGAAAACGAAATGAAGAAAAACGAAGTGTATTTAACTTCAATCAAAAAAGTGCTTACAGGCGATATTCACCACGAGCAAATCAAAAAGGATTCTCTTTATGAGGCTTATAAATTTGACCCAAAATCGATTGATTTAAGCCCAAATAAGCAAGATTCTTTATTACGTCAAGAGGTTGCTGAGGAAGACCGCTACAACGTTTTTGAGAAGGCACTTTATCAGAATAAAGAGATTTTGTTGTTTCCGCCTGTTTCGGGAGTGATTTCCAACGAATATCGTCCGCAAACGCGTCATTATGGTATTGATATTGTGGCTCCTGAAGGAACAGCGGTAAAATCGGTTGCTGACGGAACTGTTATTTTCGCTGAATGGACAATAGCTACAGGTAACGTTATCATCATTGAACATAAGGAGAATTTGGTATCTGTTTACAAACATAATGCTTCAATGGTGAAGAAACAAGGCGACCAAGTTCGTGCAGGTGAAGTTATTGCTACTGTTGGTAATACGGGCGAACTTTCCACCGGAGCACATCTTCATTTTGAACTTTGGAGCAACGGTTATCCAATGAATCCGAAAAGTTATATTGAGTTTAAGTAA